The genomic stretch ACCGAGGAGGATGCGCATGGACCTCAAGGGAGTGGAGATCACCTGGCTCGGTCACTCGACGGTCCGGTTCCGTACGCAGGATGGGACGGTCGTCCTCGTCGATCCGTGGGTGATGAACAACCCCGCCTGCCCCGACGAGCACAAGCAACCCGACCGGATCGACCTGATGCTGATCACGCACGGGCACTTCGACCACATCGGCGACGCGGTCGAGCTGGCCAGGCGTCTCGAGCCCGAGACCTGGTCGATCTTCGAGACCAGCGTCTGGCTCACCTCGAAGGCCGTCCCCAACGCGAGCGGGATGAACATCGGGGGGACGGTGGAGGCCCGCGGGGTCCGGTTCACGATGACCCCGGCCGTGCACTCCTGCGGGATCCTCGACGAAGGCCAGATCGTGTACGGAGGGAGCGCGGCGGGGTACGTGATCGAGTTCCCCGGCGGTCTGCGCGTCTACCACTCAGGGGACACGACGGTCTTCGGAGACATGCAGCTGATAGCCGAGCTGTACCGTCCGGACATCTGCCTGCTCCCGATCGGCGACCTCTACACGATGGGCCCCCTGGAGGCCGCGCACGCCGTGAAGCTCCTGGGCGCCCGGACCGTCGTCCCCCTGCACTTCGGCACCTTCCCCGCCCTCACCGGGACCCCCGATCAGCTGCGGGAGCTCGTCGGAGGGGATGTGGAGGTCGTCGAGCTCGAGCCGGGGGTGGCGGTCACCTAGCCGGGGTCACCCCATCGCGGAGCGGATGAGGGCGAGGTCCTCGGCCAGCTCCTCGAGCGTGCCGGGCGTCTCCGAGATGAACACCTCCGCCTTCGTGGCGCGGAGCATGTCGGTCAGCACGTCGGTGCCGATGCGGCCCGTGCCGAGCTTCGTGTGGCGGTCGCGTCCGGACCCGAACTCGTCCTTCGAGTCGTTCACGTGCACGACGTCTATCCGCCCTACGATGGCCAGGACCCTCTCGACCGCGTCGCTGAGGTCCTCGCCGGCCGCGTGGGCGTGACAGGTGTCGAAGCAGAACCCGACCCCCAGGTCTCCCACCGCGTCCCACAGGCGCGCGAGCGCGTCCCACGTACGGGCGACCGCGTTCGTCCCGCCGGCGGTGTTCTCGATCAGCACCCGCACATCGGTACGCAGCCGGTCGAGCGACCGCGCCCACCGCTCCACCCCCGCCTCGATCCCGTCCTCCGAGTGGCCGCCGTGCACGATGACCGCTTCCGCTCCCACGGCGGCGGCCGCGTCGCAGGTCTGCTGGAGGATCTTGCGGGAGCCGAACCGGACGTTGTTGCGCGGCGAGCAGACGTTGATGAGGTAGGGCGCGTGCACGTAGACCGCGACATCGGAGGCCGCGAGCTCGGAAGCGTCGGCGCGCGGGGGCGGCTTCTCCCACCCCTGGGGGTCGGACAGGAAGAGCTGGACGGCGTCCGCCCCGATCGCCGCGGCCGCCTCGAGCGGCCGGTCCGACCGCACATGGGCTCCCACCACCGTCATGGGGGCAGGTTCTCATGCCGGGCACGGGAACATGCGTTCTGAAAGTCGTC from Actinomycetota bacterium encodes the following:
- a CDS encoding deoxyribonuclease IV, with the translated sequence MTVVGAHVRSDRPLEAAAAIGADAVQLFLSDPQGWEKPPPRADASELAASDVAVYVHAPYLINVCSPRNNVRFGSRKILQQTCDAAAAVGAEAVIVHGGHSEDGIEAGVERWARSLDRLRTDVRVLIENTAGGTNAVARTWDALARLWDAVGDLGVGFCFDTCHAHAAGEDLSDAVERVLAIVGRIDVVHVNDSKDEFGSGRDRHTKLGTGRIGTDVLTDMLRATKAEVFISETPGTLEELAEDLALIRSAMG
- a CDS encoding metal-dependent hydrolase; the encoded protein is MDLKGVEITWLGHSTVRFRTQDGTVVLVDPWVMNNPACPDEHKQPDRIDLMLITHGHFDHIGDAVELARRLEPETWSIFETSVWLTSKAVPNASGMNIGGTVEARGVRFTMTPAVHSCGILDEGQIVYGGSAAGYVIEFPGGLRVYHSGDTTVFGDMQLIAELYRPDICLLPIGDLYTMGPLEAAHAVKLLGARTVVPLHFGTFPALTGTPDQLRELVGGDVEVVELEPGVAVT